The following coding sequences lie in one Oncorhynchus gorbuscha isolate QuinsamMale2020 ecotype Even-year linkage group LG10, OgorEven_v1.0, whole genome shotgun sequence genomic window:
- the LOC124046047 gene encoding cyclin-T1-like isoform X1, which produces MAASFPSPSAINNNKWYFTREQIENSPSRRAGLDPDKELSYRQQAANLLQDMGQRLNVSQLTINTAIVYMHRFYMIQSFTRFHRNVIAPATLFLAAKVEEQPRKLEHVIKVTHACLNPQDPSPDVRSDAYLQQAQDLVILESIILQTLAFEITIDHPHTHVVKCTQLVRVVPASKDLAQTSYFMATNSLHLTTFCLQHSPPIVACVCIHLACKWSNWEIPVSTDSKHWWEYVDNTVTLELLDELTHEFLQILEKTPSRLKRIRNWKAAGQTVKGGKSKVPEDGDQTDGMMSMISMSSSETTLGGLMSLSNPLSSSSSSMAPILLELKSTLGSGSDQPSHAELHAPAKVSLSEYRAKHADVLAAQKRKLENMEASVKREYATAAQALIGQQQRKEKHHRDQQQSSSHHSSSASSDLSSPSPIILKIPLEKERGERSSLKMRLPLGSGGGGGHSGGGNRGAGGEKDIKVRIRVPEKVRSGGSGEEGGKTREGKHRERSNHHHHHHHHHHSSSSFSGASVSSSSSHKHSASAAGAVGGSSSKKAPSDSSRMSSSSSVSRKRTHSTESQGSHSSKVSKSSRNSAHQLPALLAASGAHSLGAHPTDILPSLGLPSLHQGNYSHSKGDKPDTNGHNAGVGSQSNEYQDTFEMLNSLLSAQGVQPVQPPMFDCRSQYVEYRYSGGSRGGSRPPPLPAEPPPPLPPLPK; this is translated from the exons ATGGCGGcttccttcccttctccttctgctataaacaacaacaaatggTACTTCACCCGAGAACAGATCGAGAATAGCCCGTCTCGCCGTGCGGGGCTTGATCCAGACAAAGAATTGTCCTACAGACAACAAGCTGCGAACCTTCTACAGGACATGGGACAACGACTCAATGT GTCCCAGCTAACAATTAATACTGCCATTGTGTATATGCACCGATTCTACATGATCCAGTCGTTCACCAGGTTCCACAGAAAT GTCATAGCTCCAGCAACACTATTCCTGGCTGCAAAGGTTGAGGAGCAGCCCCGCAAGTTGGAGCATGTTATCAAGGTGACCCATGCATGCCTCAATCCTCAGGACCCTTCACCAGATGTCCGCAGTGAT GCTTACCTGCAACAAGCCCAAGACCTGGTCATTCTTGAGAGCATTATACTCCAGACCCTGG CCTTTGAAATCACCATTGACCACCCACATACTCATGTTGTCAAGTGCACCCAGCTAGTCAGAG TTGTTCCAGCGAGTAAGGATTTGGCCCAGACGTCatacttcatggctaccaacag TCTACACCTGACCACATTCTGCCTGCAACACAGCCCGCCCATCGTGGCCTGCGTTTGCATCCACCTGGCCTGCAAGTGGTCCAACTGGGAGATCCCAGTCTCTACAGACAGCAAGCACTGGTGGGAGTATGTGGACAATACTGTCACCCTCGAGCTGCTGGATG AGCTCACCCACGAGTTCCTGCAGATCTTGGAGAAGACACCAAGCCGATTAAAACGCATTCGCAACTGGAAA GCGGCAGGTCAGACAGTGAAGGGAGGGAAGTCCAAGGTGCCAGAAGACGGCGATCAGACAGATGGCATGATGAGCATGATCTCCATGTCGTCATCTGAGACCACGCTGGGTGGCCTGATGAgcctctccaaccctctctcttcatcttcctcctccatggCTCCCATACTACTGGAGCTCAAGTCGACACTTGGCAGTGGTTCCGACCAGCCCAGCCACGCCGAGCTGCACGCCCCGGCCAAGGTGTCACTGAGCGAGTACCGGGCCAAGCACGCTGATGTCCTGGCTGCTCAGAAGAGGAAGCTGGAGAACATGGAGGCCAGCGTGAAGAGGGAGTATGCCACGGCAGCCCAGGCTCTGATAGGCCAGCAGCAGAGGAAGGAGAAGCACCATCGTGACCAGCAGCAATCCAGCTCCCACCATTCCAGCTCTGCCTCCTCTGACCTCAGCAGCCCCTCGCCCATCATCCTCAAGATCCCCCTGGAAAAGGAGAGGGGTGAGCGCAGCTCCCTGAAGATGCGCCTCCCTCTGGGGTCTGGGGGAGGCGGGGGGCATAGTggaggagggaacagaggagcaggaggagaaaaGGACATCAAAGTGAGAATTCGGGTGCCTGAGAAAGTACGCAGTGGAGGCTCGGGAGAGGAGGGGGGCAAGACTAGGGAGGGAAAGCACCGAGAACGttccaaccaccatcatcatcaccaccaccaccatcattcaTCGTCATCTTTTAGCGGTGCTTCTGTCTCTTCGTCCTCGTCACATAAACACTCAGCCAGTGCTGCTGGAGCTGTAGGAGGAAGCAGCAGCAAAAAAGCCCCCAGTGACTCGTCTAGAatgagctcctcttcctctgtgtctcGAAAGAGGACACATTCCACAGAGTCCCAGGGCTCCCACTCGTCCAAAGTCTCTAAGTCCTCCAGGAACTCAGCTCACCAGCTGCCTGCTCTTTTAGCTGCCTCTGGAGCACACTCCCTGGGGGCACACCCCACTGATATCCTCCCCTCCCTgggtctcccctccctccaccaggGCAACTACTCTCACTCCAAGGGGGACAAGCCGGACACTAACGGACACAATGCAGGTGTTGGCAGCCAGTCGAATGAGTATCAGGACACGTTTGAAATGCTGAACTCTTTACTGAGTGCTCAGGGGGTGCAGCCTGTCCAGCCTCCCATGTTTGATTGCCGGTCTCAGTACGTGGAGTACAGATACAGCGGCGGGTCTAGGGGGGGATCTCGACCACCACCGCTGCCTGCTGAACCTCCACCTCCGCTACCCCCTCTACCCAAGTGA
- the LOC124046047 gene encoding cyclin-T1-like isoform X2 codes for MAASFPSPSAINNNKWYFTREQIENSPSRRAGLDPDKELSYRQQAANLLQDMGQRLNVSQLTINTAIVYMHRFYMIQSFTRFHRNVIAPATLFLAAKVEEQPRKLEHVIKVTHACLNPQDPSPDVRSDAYLQQAQDLVILESIILQTLAFEITIDHPHTHVVKCTQLVRASKDLAQTSYFMATNSLHLTTFCLQHSPPIVACVCIHLACKWSNWEIPVSTDSKHWWEYVDNTVTLELLDELTHEFLQILEKTPSRLKRIRNWKAAGQTVKGGKSKVPEDGDQTDGMMSMISMSSSETTLGGLMSLSNPLSSSSSSMAPILLELKSTLGSGSDQPSHAELHAPAKVSLSEYRAKHADVLAAQKRKLENMEASVKREYATAAQALIGQQQRKEKHHRDQQQSSSHHSSSASSDLSSPSPIILKIPLEKERGERSSLKMRLPLGSGGGGGHSGGGNRGAGGEKDIKVRIRVPEKVRSGGSGEEGGKTREGKHRERSNHHHHHHHHHHSSSSFSGASVSSSSSHKHSASAAGAVGGSSSKKAPSDSSRMSSSSSVSRKRTHSTESQGSHSSKVSKSSRNSAHQLPALLAASGAHSLGAHPTDILPSLGLPSLHQGNYSHSKGDKPDTNGHNAGVGSQSNEYQDTFEMLNSLLSAQGVQPVQPPMFDCRSQYVEYRYSGGSRGGSRPPPLPAEPPPPLPPLPK; via the exons ATGGCGGcttccttcccttctccttctgctataaacaacaacaaatggTACTTCACCCGAGAACAGATCGAGAATAGCCCGTCTCGCCGTGCGGGGCTTGATCCAGACAAAGAATTGTCCTACAGACAACAAGCTGCGAACCTTCTACAGGACATGGGACAACGACTCAATGT GTCCCAGCTAACAATTAATACTGCCATTGTGTATATGCACCGATTCTACATGATCCAGTCGTTCACCAGGTTCCACAGAAAT GTCATAGCTCCAGCAACACTATTCCTGGCTGCAAAGGTTGAGGAGCAGCCCCGCAAGTTGGAGCATGTTATCAAGGTGACCCATGCATGCCTCAATCCTCAGGACCCTTCACCAGATGTCCGCAGTGAT GCTTACCTGCAACAAGCCCAAGACCTGGTCATTCTTGAGAGCATTATACTCCAGACCCTGG CCTTTGAAATCACCATTGACCACCCACATACTCATGTTGTCAAGTGCACCCAGCTAGTCAGAG CGAGTAAGGATTTGGCCCAGACGTCatacttcatggctaccaacag TCTACACCTGACCACATTCTGCCTGCAACACAGCCCGCCCATCGTGGCCTGCGTTTGCATCCACCTGGCCTGCAAGTGGTCCAACTGGGAGATCCCAGTCTCTACAGACAGCAAGCACTGGTGGGAGTATGTGGACAATACTGTCACCCTCGAGCTGCTGGATG AGCTCACCCACGAGTTCCTGCAGATCTTGGAGAAGACACCAAGCCGATTAAAACGCATTCGCAACTGGAAA GCGGCAGGTCAGACAGTGAAGGGAGGGAAGTCCAAGGTGCCAGAAGACGGCGATCAGACAGATGGCATGATGAGCATGATCTCCATGTCGTCATCTGAGACCACGCTGGGTGGCCTGATGAgcctctccaaccctctctcttcatcttcctcctccatggCTCCCATACTACTGGAGCTCAAGTCGACACTTGGCAGTGGTTCCGACCAGCCCAGCCACGCCGAGCTGCACGCCCCGGCCAAGGTGTCACTGAGCGAGTACCGGGCCAAGCACGCTGATGTCCTGGCTGCTCAGAAGAGGAAGCTGGAGAACATGGAGGCCAGCGTGAAGAGGGAGTATGCCACGGCAGCCCAGGCTCTGATAGGCCAGCAGCAGAGGAAGGAGAAGCACCATCGTGACCAGCAGCAATCCAGCTCCCACCATTCCAGCTCTGCCTCCTCTGACCTCAGCAGCCCCTCGCCCATCATCCTCAAGATCCCCCTGGAAAAGGAGAGGGGTGAGCGCAGCTCCCTGAAGATGCGCCTCCCTCTGGGGTCTGGGGGAGGCGGGGGGCATAGTggaggagggaacagaggagcaggaggagaaaaGGACATCAAAGTGAGAATTCGGGTGCCTGAGAAAGTACGCAGTGGAGGCTCGGGAGAGGAGGGGGGCAAGACTAGGGAGGGAAAGCACCGAGAACGttccaaccaccatcatcatcaccaccaccaccatcattcaTCGTCATCTTTTAGCGGTGCTTCTGTCTCTTCGTCCTCGTCACATAAACACTCAGCCAGTGCTGCTGGAGCTGTAGGAGGAAGCAGCAGCAAAAAAGCCCCCAGTGACTCGTCTAGAatgagctcctcttcctctgtgtctcGAAAGAGGACACATTCCACAGAGTCCCAGGGCTCCCACTCGTCCAAAGTCTCTAAGTCCTCCAGGAACTCAGCTCACCAGCTGCCTGCTCTTTTAGCTGCCTCTGGAGCACACTCCCTGGGGGCACACCCCACTGATATCCTCCCCTCCCTgggtctcccctccctccaccaggGCAACTACTCTCACTCCAAGGGGGACAAGCCGGACACTAACGGACACAATGCAGGTGTTGGCAGCCAGTCGAATGAGTATCAGGACACGTTTGAAATGCTGAACTCTTTACTGAGTGCTCAGGGGGTGCAGCCTGTCCAGCCTCCCATGTTTGATTGCCGGTCTCAGTACGTGGAGTACAGATACAGCGGCGGGTCTAGGGGGGGATCTCGACCACCACCGCTGCCTGCTGAACCTCCACCTCCGCTACCCCCTCTACCCAAGTGA
- the LOC124045150 gene encoding SAP domain-containing ribonucleoprotein-like, translating to MAEIGELQKLKLAELKHECEARGLDVKGNKLELITRLQAHLEEHEDDMGLNEDDVLGEEPEYLSKDADTVTGDNDEKPVAVSEASEKKVVKITPPVSVDERLQKRADRFNVPALADSKKAIRAARFGLPVAAPPTSTTGVTVNKSTPVSVEQLKKRAERFGGNVSSVSKKVEEDEKLKKRKERFGILTGAVATDIEAKKQKRSERFGNVTV from the exons ATGGCTGAAATTGGGGAGCTCCAGAAACTAAAG CTTGCTGAGCTGAAGCATGAGTGTGAAGCCAGGGGTCTGGACGTGAAGGGCAACAAATTGGAACTGATCACACGACTACAGGCTCATCTGGAGGAGCATG agGATGACATGGGCCTAAATGAAGATGATGTTCTGGGAGAAGAGCCAGAG TACCTCTCGAAAGATGCGGATACCGTCACTGGGGATAACGACGAGAAACCAGTAGCGGTGTCTGA gGCGTCTGAAAAGAAAGTGGTAAAAATCACACCTCCAGTGTCTGTAGATGAG AGGTTACAGAAAAGAGCAGACCGCTTCAATGTCCCTGCCTTAGCTGACAGCAAGAAGGCCATACGTGCTGCCCG GTTTGGTTTGCCCGTTGCTGCACCTCCAACTTCCACCACAG GTGTAACTGTGAATAAATCCACT CCAGTCAGCGTTGAACAGCTAAAAAAGCGAGCTGAGCGATTTGGCGGGAACGTTTCTTCAGTCTCCAAGAAG GTTGAGGAAGATGAGAAGCTGAAGAAGCGGAAAGAAAGATTTGGGATCCTCACTGGTGCTGTCGCAACTGACATTGAG GCAAAGAAACAGAAGCGTTCTGAACGATTTGGAAATGTGACAGTGTAA